The proteins below come from a single Mycolicibacterium sp. TY81 genomic window:
- a CDS encoding amidohydrolase family protein, with product MLIQRATLLDGRTVDIRLGRRIEAIADNLEPITGEDVLDAAGGTVIPGLHDHHVHLRSAAAALTSVRVGPGEVRSRDALRAVLGQAAVGADGWIRAVGYHEVVAGPLDRAVLDELSPNVPVRVQHRSGVLWTLNSAGLTAVGLPDHPDGRLRSADPGWTHALQRSDAGLGEISRRLSAFGVTGVTDATPDLTAEDVMDFAEARRHGELRQRVEVLAPAKRILHDDDLDLEALAGWITARHRQGGIVALHCVTAAQLVVAIAALRQAGSRAGDRIEHGAVIPDDCLADLRGLGVLVVTQPNFIAERGAQYLTDVPADEHGQLWRVASLCGARIPVALSTDMPFGDADPWAAMRAAVHRRTPSGAVLGADESIDAATALGMFLGAPAQPDVPRELTVGMPADMCLLAAPPRDVLAALDASLVAATVYDGAVVYQAG from the coding sequence ATGCTGATTCAACGAGCTACGCTGCTCGACGGTCGGACCGTCGATATTCGGCTGGGCCGGCGCATCGAGGCCATTGCCGACAACCTCGAGCCGATCACCGGGGAGGACGTTCTCGACGCGGCCGGTGGCACCGTCATCCCCGGACTACACGACCATCACGTCCACTTGCGTTCGGCGGCAGCGGCGTTGACGTCGGTGCGGGTCGGTCCGGGGGAGGTACGCAGCCGTGACGCGCTGCGTGCGGTCTTGGGGCAGGCCGCCGTCGGCGCGGACGGCTGGATTCGCGCCGTCGGCTATCACGAGGTTGTCGCGGGTCCGCTGGACCGCGCTGTGCTCGACGAGCTTTCACCGAACGTGCCTGTGCGTGTCCAGCACCGCAGCGGGGTGCTGTGGACCCTGAACTCCGCGGGTCTGACGGCTGTCGGCCTGCCCGACCACCCCGACGGCCGGCTGCGCAGCGCGGACCCGGGCTGGACGCATGCGTTGCAGCGCAGCGACGCCGGACTCGGCGAGATCAGCAGGCGCCTCTCGGCATTCGGTGTCACCGGTGTCACCGACGCGACCCCCGACCTCACCGCTGAGGATGTGATGGACTTCGCCGAGGCCCGCCGGCATGGCGAACTGCGCCAGCGCGTCGAAGTCCTGGCACCCGCCAAACGCATTCTGCACGACGACGATCTGGACCTCGAGGCGCTGGCCGGCTGGATCACGGCACGGCACCGTCAGGGCGGAATCGTTGCACTGCACTGTGTTACGGCCGCGCAGCTGGTCGTCGCGATTGCCGCGCTGCGGCAGGCGGGTTCCCGGGCGGGGGATCGCATCGAGCACGGCGCCGTCATTCCCGATGACTGCCTGGCCGACCTGCGTGGCCTCGGCGTGCTGGTGGTGACCCAGCCGAACTTCATCGCCGAGCGCGGCGCGCAGTACCTCACCGACGTACCCGCGGACGAGCATGGCCAGCTGTGGCGGGTGGCGTCGCTGTGTGGCGCGCGGATACCCGTCGCGCTGTCGACCGATATGCCGTTCGGGGACGCCGATCCCTGGGCGGCGATGCGCGCCGCGGTTCACCGCAGGACGCCGTCGGGCGCCGTGCTGGGGGCGGATGAAAGCATCGATGCCGCAACGGCATTGGGGATGTTCCTCGGCGCACCCGCGCAGCCGGACGTGCCTCGGGAGCTGACGGTGGGAATGCCGGCGGACATGTGCCTGCTGGCGGCGCCACCGCGAGACGTTCTGGCTGCGCTGGACGCCTCGCTGG
- a CDS encoding CoA transferase — protein sequence MSDEAARDWSASGLAALTGMPGGPPDVSRAAVLARARTVASELSGRLGIEIDAAELLAGRAALAGLHRQGRISAGGATRLIAGRDGWFALTLARPDDVAAVPALLESDVPGDHPWPAIIEWAGRRRVADVAERARLLGLPVGVLGETTAAAPVVRRHGNRKPFRDYGRLLVVDLSSMWAGPLCGQLLCRAGATVIKVESPSRPDGTRQGERRFFDWMNAGKLCYAVDFGQPDELRQLLSVADVVIESSRPDALTRRGLGPDDVPARDGRVWLRITGHGTEGEQGHWVGFGDDAAVSGGLVGSDPAGSGPVFCGDAIADPLTGMHATLAVAGSLRRGGGEVVEIALAAVAAEYAALPLTSGASVGPVAEPVAPALSSRAGELGTDNARVRGIVQERACRAC from the coding sequence GTGAGTGACGAGGCGGCGCGGGACTGGTCGGCCAGTGGGCTGGCCGCGCTGACGGGTATGCCGGGCGGGCCACCGGACGTCAGTCGCGCGGCGGTGCTGGCTCGGGCGCGGACGGTCGCATCCGAGTTGTCCGGCAGACTTGGTATCGAGATCGATGCGGCGGAGCTTCTCGCGGGGCGGGCCGCGCTGGCGGGGCTGCACCGGCAGGGCCGGATCAGCGCCGGCGGCGCCACGCGGCTGATCGCGGGTCGCGACGGTTGGTTCGCCCTGACGCTGGCCCGGCCCGATGATGTCGCCGCGGTACCGGCGCTTCTCGAATCCGACGTGCCCGGCGATCACCCGTGGCCGGCCATCATCGAGTGGGCCGGTCGCCGCCGGGTCGCCGATGTCGCGGAGCGTGCGCGTCTGCTCGGTCTTCCTGTCGGCGTGCTGGGGGAGACGACCGCCGCCGCCCCGGTGGTCCGGCGACACGGCAACCGAAAGCCGTTCCGGGACTACGGCCGGCTGCTGGTGGTCGACCTGTCCTCGATGTGGGCCGGCCCGCTCTGTGGACAGCTGCTGTGTCGCGCCGGCGCGACAGTGATCAAGGTCGAGAGCCCGTCGCGGCCGGACGGCACCCGGCAGGGGGAACGACGATTCTTCGACTGGATGAACGCCGGAAAGCTCTGTTATGCCGTCGATTTCGGCCAGCCCGACGAGCTGCGGCAGTTGTTGTCCGTCGCCGACGTGGTGATCGAGTCGTCTCGTCCCGATGCGCTGACCCGCCGAGGCCTGGGCCCGGACGATGTTCCGGCGCGGGACGGCCGGGTGTGGCTGCGGATCACCGGTCACGGCACTGAGGGGGAGCAGGGTCACTGGGTCGGATTCGGCGATGATGCCGCGGTTTCCGGGGGCCTCGTCGGCTCCGACCCGGCGGGCAGCGGACCGGTGTTCTGCGGTGACGCGATCGCCGATCCACTGACGGGGATGCACGCCACACTGGCGGTGGCGGGGTCGCTGCGGCGCGGCGGTGGTGAAGTCGTCGAGATCGCCCTGGCAGCAGTGGCGGCGGAATACGCCGCGCTACCACTGACGAGCGGTGCGAGCGTAGGTCCGGTGGCCGAACCGGTGGCGCCCGCGCTGTCGTCGCGGGCCGGCGAGCTGGGCACCGACAACGCGCGGGTGCGGGGCATCGTGCAGGAAAGGGCTTGCCGGGCATGCTGA